The Spirosoma sp. SC4-14 DNA window CACTACCTATGATGAGCCAGATACAGATAGACAGACGAACACTCGGCGTAACGTTTACTGCCGATCGAAAAGCGAATGTTAGGGTATGGGCTCCTCTTGCAAAGCAGGCAGCTATTTCAACAAACAACCATTCGGGAAGTATACCACTAAGCCCGGAAGAACCAGGCTACTGGTCGGCAGAAACAGATCAGATTAAGCCAGGCGATCTGTATACTTTTGTTCTGGACGACGAAAAAGAAAGCGCCGATCCGGCATCGCTTATTCAGCCGCAGGGGTTGTATGGACCTTCGCAGGCTTTTGATACTAATGCATTCTATTGGGAAGATTCGTGCTGGATTAACCCGCCCCTCGATGAGTTTATTGTTTATGAACTCGATATTTACAATTTCACACCCGAAGGTACCTTTAAGGCCATTGTCCGGAAATTAGCGTATCTGAAAGAGCTGGGTGTCAATGCCATTGTTATTAAGCCGGTTACGCCCTTTCCGGAAGTGCGCAGCCAGACCGATAGTGCTTTTATGTATGCCGTACAGGCCTCGTATGGAGGGCCTGGCCAACTACAGCATCTGATCAATGCCTGCCACTACGAAGGTATTGCCGTTATTATGGATATGGCCTATCATCAGGGCAGTCCTCAACAGAACTCGCCCCGTAACCTGGGGGTTTCCAAAACCCGTCGGCAACCCGCCGACCGAGCAGCAACGCGGACAAACAGGCTTCAGCAGGAAGCCTATCGCCGGTATCTGCTCGAAAATGTGCTGATGTGGTTTCGGGATTTTCACATCGATGCACTTCGGCTCGAAATTGCACATACCATACCCGGTTCAGAAAATCTTCTACAGGAAATTCGAAGCTACACCAATGCCTTAACGGCAATTACGGGGCGTCAGTATTACCTGCTTGTTGAGCAGGATATGCAGCCTGCTGCCATACAGTCGCAGGATCAGAACGACTATGAAATAAACGGCACCCGGCAAATGACCGCCGGAGGTGGCTATCATAGTTGCTATGAAGAATATGGTACACTTATACATCAGACCAGAGTTTACCGGGAAGACTGTTTGTACGATAAAAACTTTTCAGGCATACTACAGGAGTTGTTTGACCGGAAGGCCGAGAATGCGTTCGGAAAACCGTTTGTCATGATTTCGCAAAAGTATGATCAACTGCTGGATGAGCCATCGGACGAACGGATCGATATGGAGCTACTTAAACTCATTGCCGGTTCGGTTATGGTGAGTCCGTATGTTCCTACGCTGTTCATGGGTGAAGAATGGGGCGCAACAAACCCGTTTCTGGGTTTAAGCCAGGTGGAGCCCGGCTATTCGACCGACGAACGATTCTGTTTAATGGATAGAGAGCCAATGCTGATGTCGGCATTGCTGGAAGATCATACGAGCCATACACTGTATCGATACTATCAGGCGCTTACGGCATTGCGTCGCGAACAACCGGCCCTGAACCATCTGAATCAGAAACAAATGGAGGTTTTTCACCAGAGCGGTCATCCAACAATGGTTTTGCATCGCTGGTATAATGAAAACCATGTGCTGTGTCTGATGAATTTTTCCGACAAGACTGAACCGATTGCCATTCCGCGGGTTGGCCGCGCATGGACTAAATTGCTCGACTCTGCTGATCCGGCGTGGTATGGACCACGAGCCTCTGCATTGTCGATCTCAGATACTAACCTGCTTCTGCTCCAACCCGAATCAATTGTTGTTTACAAGGCGGTTGATTCGCATTGATTAATTGATGTCCGTGCTCGTTCGCAAATACAATCGCGGATGGCTAAGTGCGCGTCTGCAATACCCAGAAAAGGAAGGGCACGGGACTTTTGCTAGATAGGTTCGGGTCTTGTTCGTTGGCAATACGATTGCAAACGAACAAGACCCGCCTTAAAATACCCGTCGACTAACTAATCAATGATCGATTTTATGAGCTGCATCGGAACGCCTACCCAGTCGGGGCGGTGGTTTAGTTCATAGTTAAGATCGGCAATGGCTTTTTCGAGCAGATAGGTTTCAACCATCATTTGCAGATCGTTAGGGTCGTCGGGTATGAACGAACTGCCCTGAACAGTTTGCAAATAAGCCTGCATGAAAAATCCACTCATGAAATAAGACCAAAGCTCAGCAAAAGGCATTAGTGTCAGCGTTTTGTCGATTGGAACCTGAATATTTTTCAGGAAACCCTCGTAGCCAACATAATAGAACGAACGGATCATAGCGGCCACATCGCGCAGGGGCGATCGTTTTAGTCGCCGTTCACTGTAGCTTCGGTTCGGATCGCCCCCAAAATCCTGAATGGCGAGATCTTTGCCCGTTAGCAGAATTTTTTCCAGTTGTAAGTCGCCATGAATACGAATTTTGGTCGTATTCAATTTTTTGTTGTAAATACGCTTGAGCATGGTCAGTACGTCATCTTTTCGGCTCAGCATCTGCTCCACATCCTGTCGGACCTCGGGCGAAAGTCGTTGAAGATTCCGTTTCTGGCTCTGGTAGCTTTCGCGAACCAGCGACTGAAGCCCCGAAAAAAGAGAGCGCTGATAGTGTAGCGAGAACTCTTCCGGCGCAAAATCTTTGTGTGTTTTGTTCGACGCCAATGCCAGGTGCATCTCCCCGATTCGGGTACCTAACACCCGGGCCTGTTCAGCCGCCCGATGGCCAATTAGTTCCTGTGCCTCGGCAGGTAGCTCTTCGAACGAAACGGGCTGACTTAGGGTCCCTCGCGGGGCCGATAGCGCACACGTCAGTTGATTTTGATCGCGGGCCAGAATCCGTTCGATGTAGTTGTTAATCCGATCCAGCACATAACTTTTTCCATCGCCGTGGCGGGCAACCATTTCTTCCATACGGCCCAGCAGAATGGTGGTGCCATCCAACGCCATTTCGATGGTTCCGGCCTGGGTGGCAACATAGGAGAAGTTAGCCGTATCGGACAGGAAACGCGTAAGCTCCGCGTCGGGATTGATTGACAGATCGACTTTTCGGTATAGCTTCAGCAGGAAATAATAATCGTAGCTGATGGATACATAGCCATTGCTGTCGGGAATCAGTTTTGGCCGGATTTCGGGGTGCTCGGCTACGTAGGCATCAAGGGTCGCGCTACTCTGGAATAGTAGCTGGTCGGCCTGATGAGGCTCTTTCGAAACCATCTGGGCCAGCAGTGCCAGTTGCACCTCGGTAACATATAGCCCATCGCACAGAATACCCGTCTGGTCGCCTGCCTGGATATTTGCCAGCACGGCCTGAGGGCAGTTTTCGATTAGTTTAGTTGCTTGTGTTTCAGTTGCGAAAGAAAGTGTCAACTGAACTATTTCGGGCAGGCCGCGCTCATATGAAATCTCCAGCAAAAGGGCATAGGCAGTACTATCGGCTACAGGAAGCACCGCATGGTTCATGATAACGATACCGCGCATGGTTTGCTTGCGCTCGCTAAACCAGTCCATACGGGATAGATACTCGGGTATTATTTTTGTTTCCAACGTTTCCCGATTTCGGCTGGCCATCAGCTTCGACCAATCATTGATCCGAACGTAAGGTAACTCATAGGTACTCACGGCTTCGGTGTTGGTTTTCTCAAGCACAAACCATTGATAATCGTGCGGAGCCAGCGTGAAGAAATAGGTTTCGCTGTCGGAAACAGGCGGGAAGGCGTTGTGGCTAAACGCTTCTATAGGCACATACCCTTTGAAACCGGGCAACTCAATTTCGGCTGGTTGTGCATATTTCGACAGGTTAACTACAATGAGCAAGGTTTCGCCGTCGTAGGTACGCGTAAAAGCCAACACTTTAGGGTTCTCAACATTCAGAAAGGTCATGTCGCCCCGCCCAAACGCCTTATATTTTTTGCGCAGGTTAATCATGCGTTTCATGAACCAGAGTAACGACGAGGTGTTGCGTCGCTGGGTTTCAACATTCACGGATTCAAAATGGTATTCGGGGTCGAGAATGGTGGGCAGGTAGAGTTTTTGCGGATTCGCACTTGAAAAGCCGCCATTGCGGTCGGGCGACCATTGCATAGGCGTGCGAACACCGTCGCGGTCGCCCAGATATACGTTGTCGCCCATACCGATCTCGTCGCCATAGTAGATAACAGGCGTACCCGGCAGTGAGAATAAGAGGCTGTTGAGCAGCTCGATTCGCTTCCGGTTATTACCCATCAGGGGCGATAATCGGTGCCGAATGCCAAGGTTAATACGAGCCTTGGGGTTTTGCGCGTAGGTTTTGTACATATAGTCCCGCTCTTCGTCGGTAACCATTTCGAGGGTTAATTCGTCGTGATTACGCAGAAAAATGGCCCACTGGCAGGTTGGCGGAATGGTTGGTGTCTGATCGAAAATATCCGTAATCGGATAGCGGTCTTCCATCTGCAATGCCATAAACATGCGGGGCATTACCGGAAAGTGGTAGTTCATGTGGCATTCGTCGCCATCGCCGAAGTAGGAAGCTGAGTCTTCGGGCCACATATTGGCTTCGGCCAGAAAAACAATTCCCGGAAAATGATCATCGACGTGCTTCCGTAGTTTTTTCAGGAAAGCATGCGTTTCGGGCAGGTTTTCGCCGTTGGTGCCTTCACGTTCGAATAAATACGGTACGGCATCCAGCCGGAACCCATCGACACCAAGCTCACACCAGTAGTCGATGAGCTTAAAAACCTCTGCCTGAACCAGTTTGCTATCGTAGTTGAGGTCGGGCTGATGATGGAAAAAACGATGCCAGTAATATTGCTGGGCTTCGGGGTCCCAGGTCCAGTTGGAGGTTTCATAATCCTGAAAAATGATCCGTACATCTTTGTATTGAGTCGGATCGTCGGTCCAGACATAGTATTCGCGCTCGGGTGAACCTTTGGGCGCTTTTCGGGCCCGCTGAAACCACGGATGCTGATCAGATGTGTGATTAATAACCAGTTCGGTAATCACTTTCAGATTGCGCTGATGGGCTTCTTGCAGAAGTATCTTAAGCTGTTCGATGTTGCCATACGACGGATTGATGGTATAATAGTCGGCAATATCGTACCCGTCGTCGCGTAGTGGAGAGGGGTAGAAGGGCAGCAGCCAGATGGCCGTTACGCCTAGTTCCTGAAGGTAGTCCAGTTTTTCGAGCAGGCCCTGAAAATCACCGATTCCGTCGCCGTTACCGTCGTGAAAGGCCTTGATGTGTAGCTCATAGATAATCGCATCTTTATACCAGTGAAGGTTATCATCGAGTTCTACGTTATTGTTTGTCATGTTTTTTTTTGATTAAGCCCCCTTTTCTGTAGTGTTTTCGAAAGCACTGCCAGCAATGGGTTCGTTAACATGCACCGTTGAGGTAAGAATCCGCTTATAATCTGCTTAAAAGTTGCTTAGAGCAGAATATGGGATAGTAGACTAATAACACCTGAACCTGGGTAAGGGTTAGGCCGATGAGTAAGTAAGTGCCAATTTCCGACTGACGAATCGCGATTCTTTTCATGCTATGATCTAACCAAATTCTAAGGTTTTATTAAGGTTTCATTAAGGGTTTAGGGGTTATTCTTTTCAGAGCCAATGGCAATTGTTCTGGTGGTTAACCGGCAGAGACTTGCAGAATCTGGACCTACTCGCATAACATTATGGAAACACTGCTTACTTTTCTGCAGCCAGGAGGGCTGAATGAACCGCCGTTTACCATCAATGATGCTCTGACATTGTTCTGGCGAACAGTGCGGTCCTTTCTGAAAGGAACAGTGTCGCATTTGCCTTATTTACTGGTTGGTATCGTTGTCTTCCTGTTTTTCTGGCTACTGGCTAAACTGCTTCGAAAACTCATTGCCAAAGTGGCTGCTCATACGATCGATAGCTCGCTGGCCAATCTGTTAAGCCGGATTATGGGTATGCTCATAACAATTTTTGGCTTTCTGGCAGCCTGTGTAGTTATTTTTCCCACGTTCAAACCCGGCGATGTTATTGCTGGACTTGGTATTACTTCCGTTGCCATCGGGTTCGCCTTCAAGGATATTCTGCAAAACTTCTTCGCAGGATTACTGATTCTGTGGCGTCGGCCCTTTGTGGTAGGCGACCAGATTCGGGTGAAAGAGTTTGAAGGAACCGTTGAAGTTATCAACACCCGATCGACCCGCCTGAAAACCTACGATGGCGAACGGGCTATTCTGCCCAATGGCGATGTGTATACGAGTGCCATTCTGGTTCGAACGGCTTACGATAAGCGTCGGATTAAGTTTGTGGTAGGCATTGGCTACGATGATTCACTTGAAGAGGCCCGGCGGGTGATTCATCAGGTGCTGGCGAGTATCGACGGCGTTTTGTCGGACCCTGGCCCCTGGGTTTATGTATCCGAACTGGCCGACTCCTCGGTAAACCTGACGGTTTATTTCTGGACCGAATCACATCAGGCGAATGTGCTGAAAGTCAGCGATCAGGTAGTAACCGGCATTAAGCTCGCCCTCGACAAGGCCAATATCGATATGCCTTACCCGCATACGGTGGTTATGATGGATAGTGATGCCGTTTCTAATTCTAATTGGCAACCTCAACGCAGTAGCCAACCGGTTTCACTGCCAAACAATAATGGTAGATAAACGTATGTCGTCAGGTAGTACACCGATAAATATGGCTGGATCAGAAGAGAAACAACGACCTTATGCCCGAAAAGTAGCAGTATTCTGGTTTGTAGGCCTGCTTGTGGCAGCCTTATTCATACTGGTTGGCTATGCGGCCCAATTCTTTTTTCTGGTGTTTGGCGGTATTCTGTTTGCCGTCGTCATAAATGCCTTAAGCTGCTTTGTGAGCCATAAAACGAGCTTGAGCTATTCGCTCAGCATGACCCTGGTAGCCGTACTGATTCTGCTGCTGGTAGGTACAACGGGTTGGCTGCTGGCACCAACCGTTAGCCGACAGGCCAATCAGTTGAGTCAGTCGCTCCCCCAATCATTTGACCGGCTGAAAACGTCAATAGCATCAACCGATTGGGGGCAGAGCCTGCTGGAAGGTATACCTCAGCAACCCTCCGATCTGTTTTCGGGGAGTTCGAGCAAAGGTGTGTTGTCGCAGTTAACCGGCATTGTGTCGTCTACGCTGGGAGCGTTGGTCAATGTGCTGATCGTGATCATTACGGGGTTGTATCTGGCATCGAGCCCTACCGTATATCGCGACGGCTTTGTCCGGTTGTTTACGCCTTCCTTCCGCAATCATATTCGGGAGGTGATGGATAAGTGCTACGAAACCATTAAAAACTGGTTCATTAGCCGATCGATCAGCATGGTGGTTGTGGGCGTGGCTACGAGTGTGGGACTGGCCATTATGGGTGTACCCTTTGCTATTATATTAGGCATTCTGGCAGGGGTGCTCAACTTTATACCAAACCTGGGGCCTTATCTGGCCGTGGCTCCGGCCATGCTGGTGGCTTTTCCGCAGAGTATGAGTCTGTCGCTATATGTCTTTGCGCTCTACATGGGCATCCAATCGCTGGAGGGATATATTCTCACACCTTTGCTCGATAAGCGGTTTGTGTCTGTGCCGCCAGCTTTGCTTTTGTTTGGGCAGGTATTGCTGGGGTTCCTGGTAGGGCTGGTAGGCGTTTTGTTTGCTTCGCCAATCATTGCTGTTTTGCTCATTATTGTCGACGAACTATACGTAAAAGATCGCCTTGAGCATACAAAATAAATGGCAACTCAATGCTTCATAGGCTGGTGCTGCATCAGATCGTTTATGATTTTTTCGACTTTGGCTACTGGCATTTTTACCACCAGATGCTGGTGTTTTTTGCCGGATTCGTCCCAGCCGTTCGAGCCATCTGCATTCATGGTCAAGCGTCCGGTTTTGACGGTATAATAGGGAGCATAGCCCTTAATTCCTACCAGCACGGCGGTTTGGTCCCAGCTCATACGCCCGGCCTGGTCTTCTTTGGCCTTAGGGATAGAAATACGAAAAACGTCTTTAACAGGACTGTGAGTAATTCGGGCGTTTTTTATAAGGGGCAGGCCGCTGTGAATCTGCTGACCAATTTCGAAGCCACTCAGGAGCATGGGTGTTGGCCAACTCTCAAATACGGTTTTTGATGCGGGCGTATCTCTAAACACATTGTATTCTTTGCCGCCTGGAAACTTACCCGCCATGCTGACTACTTTTTTTACCTTCTTCGCTACCAGATCGTGGCCCGAAAGTTTTGAGTACTGATCAGGTGTAGAGTTGAGCAGATTAGCCAGATTTGTTAGAAAGCCGACCGTGATGATCGTTACGCTGCGGTCGGGTTGTTTGGCCAGAATCTGGCGGTATAGGGCCACGGCATCCGGTACGTCGTTGTTCGACCGAACAGCGTGCGGGTAGCGGGCTACGAGCGTATCAGACCAGTGTTGAGTATCCTTATCCGTAACGGCTTCCCCTTTGGGAACACCAATCGGAATCGTGGGCCGTCCGAAGTAGGTATTCAGGACGCTGAGTACCTGGGTTACCTTCGGGTATTTGGTGCTGGCAATGGTTGCCAGAATGTTTGCCTGTCCACTGTCGGCCAGCGCATGTAGAATTGTAATGGCACCGACATCGTCGTAGTCGGGGCCCATGTCGGTATCAAAAATAACCGAAACAGGAGCCAGTTTTGGCATTGATTGTGCTAGAGTTTTACCGGTCGTCAGCGTCAGGAGCAATCCAACCAAAATAAGGTGCAGGCGGGTCATAATGAAGCTTCTTTTGCAGAGAAAGCACACTCTTTCGCCAAAATACTATGCCACACATGATTTCACTAAAACCACTTCGCACATCGCCCGACACACAGCTCCGTAACCTCGGCTGGGACTGGATGCTGGGTCAGGATACGTTGCCTTATCTGACCAATGAAGTTGTACTCGTTAGCCCCCAGGAAGTAGAGGCATACTATGAAGCTGCCAACGAACTGTTCGATATGTTTGTGACGGCTGGCCAGCACGTTATCGACAACAATCGTTTTGCTGAACTGGGTATACCGGCCAACCTGATCGAACTTATTAAACTATCGTGGGACGACGACCGGAATATTCATCTCTACGGACGCTTCGACCTGACGGGCGGAATTGATGGGAAATCGATAAAGCTCATCGAATTCAATGCCGATACGGCTACCTGTTTACCCGAAACGGCTGTTGTGCAATTTGCGCATTTGAAAGCCAATAAGCTCGATGAAAGTCGCCAGTTCAATTCGGTGTTCGAAACCCTGACGGGGCAGTTTGAAGAACTTCTGGCGGCTAACCCCGACCTTCAGCCTACGTTGCTACTATCGGCCATGCGCGATTTTCCGGAAGACGATGCCAATGTTGCTCTGCTGGGCGAAGCCGCCAGCGAAGCCGGATTTGAGGTGGAGTTCGATTTTATCGACAATGTTGAGTTTTCGGCCGATGAGGGTATTTTCTGGCAAAATCCTAAAAATGGCCAGTTCGAGAAGCTGGATTTCTGGTTCAAGCTAGTGCCGTGGGAATCGATAGCCGAAGACGAACCTGAATTGGCCACCATTTTGACCGATCTGGTTCGGAAACGGCTGGCCGTAGTGCTCAATCCGGCTTACACGCTGCTGTTTCAGTCGAAATATATCCTGAAAATTCTGTGGGAATTGTACCCCAATCATCCGTTGCTGCTCGAAACAGATACGAAACCATTGGCTGGCCGGGCCTGCGTTGAAAAAGTTTTGTTTGGTAGGGAAGGGGCCAACGTGCGCATTCTGAATGCCGATGGTAGCGAGCAGCAAGCCGTCGATGGCGAGTATAGTCACTACGCGAAAGTGTATCAGGAATACGTCGATTTTCCGAAAGATTCGGATGGGTACTCATATCAGGCTGGCGTATTCTATGCGGGCGATGCCTGTGGGCTTGGTTTTCGGCGGGGCGGACTCATTCTCGACAATGGTGCCGGATTTGTTGGGCACCTGGTTGAATAAAAAAAGTGGCCTGCTATGGTAGCAGGCCACGCTTCAGTCACGGTGGGGTAATGGCAAACCTAACCAACTTTAATTCTGTTACTTTCCTTCCTGATCGTGCTGGGCTTTATGTTGCCGCCGACGTTCCAGAAATTTGGCCCGTTGCTCGGGTGTCATGGCATTGAGCCGGGCCTGCATTTGTTCATGGCGGGCTTTTTTGAAAGCGGCTCGTTCTTCGGGCGTCATTTGGGCAATTTTTGCTTTCATTTCGGCCCGTTTGGCTTCGCGTTGTTCAGGCGTAAGTTTTGGCTTTACTTTATATACCTGAGTCTGGCTTTGTGCATAAGCACCTACCGACAGCAATACAGCCGCAACAGCCACCAGCATTGGTTTTACGTTCATTAGTCTTGTTGTTTTGTCTGTTGGATGCTGCATTGCCAGAAAGGTTTAATCAATACCCAACTTTTTTAGTCATTAATCACTTGTTATTGGTTGTTAACCAGGAAGCTGTTTGCGTTAGGAATGTGATTCTAAGAGTTTTCCACAAAACCCATGACAACGGGCCAATGATTATTGACTAAATTAACGTGCTTTTATGACGAATCTAAGTCTGTATGTGCAGGTTTTTATCTATGTGGCTTCGGGAATAAATCATTTTTGGAACGCGAAAGTCTATCAGACTATTATGCCGCCTTATATACCGGCCCCTGGTCTGATGGTTTCCCTAAGTGGAATTGCTGAAATCGGTTTAGGTATTGGCTTGCTTTTTCCGGCTACCCGCTCACTATCGGCCTGGGGACTCATTTTGCTGCTGATTGCCGTCTTCCCGGCCAATGTGTATATGGCCACATCGAACCGGTTCGCCAGATTTCCGGCCTGGCTGCGCTGGGCCCGCTTGCCACTACAGGCGGTGCTGATCTGGTGGGCATATCAGTATACCTGAATAATGATTGAATTGTGAGAAATTCAATCATTCAATCACCTGAATCCAGCCTTTACATTTTGTGCCTGTCGGTGTGGTTAGCAGGTAGTAATATACGCCGTTTTCAATGGCGTTGCCCCAATTGTTCTGGTAAGGTGATGCGTCGAAAATACGCCGGCCCCATCGGTTGTAGATGATGATTTGCGCATCCGATAGTCCCGTGTTGAATACATCGTTTTTGCCGTCGTTATTTGGGGTGATCACATTCGGGATGTTATCCAGATTTTCGATGGTAACGGTTTGAACGGCACTCAGCGAGCAGCCATTTCGGTAGCTCGTCAGGGTAAGGGTATACTGCCCGGATTGATCGTATTTATAGTTTTCCGGGATGGCTGTTCGAACGGTGTCGCCATTGCCCATTTGCCAGACATACTGGTCGGCATGTTGAGTGTTGTTGGTAAAGGTAAGCTTAGCGGCTTCACTGCAATTTTCACCCACCTGAACTGAAAAGTCGGGCCGGAAAGAATCGTCGGTACTGACGGTTACCTGCTGGCGGCTGGTGCAGCCAAACTCGTTGGTCATGTTGACCGTATAGGTAGTGGTTTTCGTTGGCGTAGCCATTGGGCTGGCAATGGTCGTACTGTTCAGACCATTGGCGGGGGACCAGACGTATTTTACCGCTCCTCCAGCTCTAAGCAAAGCCGACGATTCGGGGCAGATGGTTGTATCGGGACTGATCGAAAAATTTGCCGGATTGACCGTAATTACCCGCTCTACGGAGTCAATGCGCTGGCAGGTAAGTAGGTTATAAGCCCGAATCTTAACCGTATACTGGCCTGATTTGGTAAACACATAACTGGTTTTGGCTGTGTCGGTCGAAATCACCTGACCGTCGATAAGCCATTGATATTGTTTACCGCCAATACTGGTATTCTGGAAGGTCAGCGTCAGGGGTGTACAGCCTGTAACAACACCTTTTTCAACTCCCCGATACGTGTCGAAACCCGCCCGAAGCCGGTCTACATCAAACTTGAACGCCAGGTTATTGCAGTTGCTGCTGTTGTTGGTTTGCGACCAGGCCTGAGCCGTTGCCGGAAAGTTGGTGCCACCACAGGCGCAGACGGCATGAAAAATAACTCCCTGTTTGTTGAAACGTGAGGTGCCTCCATCGACGTGATCACCCCGGCCAACGGCTGGACTACCGACAAAAGTGGCGTAGAGTAGCGATTTGGCCCCTTTTTCGAGCAAAGCTACCCAGAAATTGCTGCCCGTCGTTGTTCGTTTATAGCCATCGCTCGTGATGGGCAATCCGCTTGTGCTGCTGCTAATGTTGTAGCCGGTGCGCACATTGACGGCACCGCCCCAGCCCGACAGATAAATGTTACCACATTCATTGATCAGAAAGGCCGTCGGAGCAATATCGGGGGCACTACGACCGGAACCAATAACGGTTGAAAACAGCGTTGCTGACAGCGACGAATTCAGCGCATGAATAAACTGTTTGCTGCCTGCGTTCTGATAAACCCCCGTCGTTACGGGATACTTACCTAAGGTTGACCCAAACACATACGGGTTACCGTCCGGATCGACATCCAGCAGATAGGCAATATCTTCATTGTTGGTACCCAGATAGGTTAAACGACTCAGTTGCTGATTGTCGAAGCGGGCCACAAAGGCATCGACTGGTGAGGTTGGGTCTGCCGTTGGCTTGATGGCATTGGTGCTAACTGGCATATCGGAACTGGTGGTTACGCCACATACGTAGATCGTGCCCGACGCCGTGACTTTCAGGCTATTGGCTTTGTCGTAGCCAGAGCCACCAATGCGCGCTCCCCAGACCAGCTTGCTCAGGTTGGCGCTTAAACGAAACACAACCGCATCGGCCGCATAAGTGCCTTTGACCGGTAAGTCGCTAATGGGAAAATCGGCCGATTCGGTCACGCTGGCAACGTAAATGTTGTCGTCGATACCTACAACCACTTCGCCCCGTAAATCGTCGCCATAGTTGCGTAGGCTGATTCCGTCTGATTCGAAGCCGGTAGTGTGCCGGGCACCTACACCATCTTTACCACTTCCGCCAACGAAGGTACTGGCTTTTAGTTGCTTGCCATCGGGACTGATAATCGACACGAAAATGTCGCTGCCATTGATGTATTCGATGCTGGTGGTGGTTGTTAGCGATAGTGAAGCAGGGGTTCCGAGTTGGGTAGCTGTTTGAAAAGCCCCCGTCGTAACCGGAAAATCGGGCGACGACGTAGACCCCATCACAACCAGATCACCAGCATTATTCACGATCAGGCTATGGGGCACTTCGGCCGCTTTGCCACCGAGGAACGATGCAAACAGAAGTTTACTGCCATCAGGACTGAACTTTAGAATAGCTACATCGACTTCTCCGCTGAATTTGGCTTCGAATGCTCCCGTTGTTGCCGGAAAATTAGGCCCGAAAACAATGCCGCCTGAATACAGATTCCCGTCGGAGTCGTAGGTAGCGGTCATACCCCAGTTGTCGGAATATGAACCTGAATAGGTAGAGAAAACCAGTTCCGGGTCGATGGTTAACGTTTGTGTACGGTCATAACCATTTGGAAAATGAAAGCCAACGGTCTGTGTTCCGGGCGCACTACCTGCTATAAGCTGCCATTTTGCGGTTACCTCAACGGCTCGTCCATTCTGGCTAACATACGAATAGGGGCGACTTTCGCTTAGGGGCTGGATGCTGGTTTCAATGGTAAGTTTTTCGTCCGTTATTGATACCCGATTGGCTCCTTTATAAACCATCTGTATGACCGACGGATCGGTGCCGGGTTGTACAATGAATTCGTACTTGAGCGTTTGGTAATAGGCATAAAGGCGCAAATCGATACCGGGGTACAGGTCATGGTAAATCACTTCTCCATAGGCTGGCACGTTACCAACCGGGTGCTTGCCGGAAAAGTAATTACGGCTTAGTGTCGATAGATGATTGGTTTCAATCT harbors:
- a CDS encoding alpha-amylase family glycosyl hydrolase, translated to MMSQIQIDRRTLGVTFTADRKANVRVWAPLAKQAAISTNNHSGSIPLSPEEPGYWSAETDQIKPGDLYTFVLDDEKESADPASLIQPQGLYGPSQAFDTNAFYWEDSCWINPPLDEFIVYELDIYNFTPEGTFKAIVRKLAYLKELGVNAIVIKPVTPFPEVRSQTDSAFMYAVQASYGGPGQLQHLINACHYEGIAVIMDMAYHQGSPQQNSPRNLGVSKTRRQPADRAATRTNRLQQEAYRRYLLENVLMWFRDFHIDALRLEIAHTIPGSENLLQEIRSYTNALTAITGRQYYLLVEQDMQPAAIQSQDQNDYEINGTRQMTAGGGYHSCYEEYGTLIHQTRVYREDCLYDKNFSGILQELFDRKAENAFGKPFVMISQKYDQLLDEPSDERIDMELLKLIAGSVMVSPYVPTLFMGEEWGATNPFLGLSQVEPGYSTDERFCLMDREPMLMSALLEDHTSHTLYRYYQALTALRREQPALNHLNQKQMEVFHQSGHPTMVLHRWYNENHVLCLMNFSDKTEPIAIPRVGRAWTKLLDSADPAWYGPRASALSISDTNLLLLQPESIVVYKAVDSH
- the treS gene encoding maltose alpha-D-glucosyltransferase, encoding MTNNNVELDDNLHWYKDAIIYELHIKAFHDGNGDGIGDFQGLLEKLDYLQELGVTAIWLLPFYPSPLRDDGYDIADYYTINPSYGNIEQLKILLQEAHQRNLKVITELVINHTSDQHPWFQRARKAPKGSPEREYYVWTDDPTQYKDVRIIFQDYETSNWTWDPEAQQYYWHRFFHHQPDLNYDSKLVQAEVFKLIDYWCELGVDGFRLDAVPYLFEREGTNGENLPETHAFLKKLRKHVDDHFPGIVFLAEANMWPEDSASYFGDGDECHMNYHFPVMPRMFMALQMEDRYPITDIFDQTPTIPPTCQWAIFLRNHDELTLEMVTDEERDYMYKTYAQNPKARINLGIRHRLSPLMGNNRKRIELLNSLLFSLPGTPVIYYGDEIGMGDNVYLGDRDGVRTPMQWSPDRNGGFSSANPQKLYLPTILDPEYHFESVNVETQRRNTSSLLWFMKRMINLRKKYKAFGRGDMTFLNVENPKVLAFTRTYDGETLLIVVNLSKYAQPAEIELPGFKGYVPIEAFSHNAFPPVSDSETYFFTLAPHDYQWFVLEKTNTEAVSTYELPYVRINDWSKLMASRNRETLETKIIPEYLSRMDWFSERKQTMRGIVIMNHAVLPVADSTAYALLLEISYERGLPEIVQLTLSFATETQATKLIENCPQAVLANIQAGDQTGILCDGLYVTEVQLALLAQMVSKEPHQADQLLFQSSATLDAYVAEHPEIRPKLIPDSNGYVSISYDYYFLLKLYRKVDLSINPDAELTRFLSDTANFSYVATQAGTIEMALDGTTILLGRMEEMVARHGDGKSYVLDRINNYIERILARDQNQLTCALSAPRGTLSQPVSFEELPAEAQELIGHRAAEQARVLGTRIGEMHLALASNKTHKDFAPEEFSLHYQRSLFSGLQSLVRESYQSQKRNLQRLSPEVRQDVEQMLSRKDDVLTMLKRIYNKKLNTTKIRIHGDLQLEKILLTGKDLAIQDFGGDPNRSYSERRLKRSPLRDVAAMIRSFYYVGYEGFLKNIQVPIDKTLTLMPFAELWSYFMSGFFMQAYLQTVQGSSFIPDDPNDLQMMVETYLLEKAIADLNYELNHRPDWVGVPMQLIKSIID
- a CDS encoding mechanosensitive ion channel family protein: METLLTFLQPGGLNEPPFTINDALTLFWRTVRSFLKGTVSHLPYLLVGIVVFLFFWLLAKLLRKLIAKVAAHTIDSSLANLLSRIMGMLITIFGFLAACVVIFPTFKPGDVIAGLGITSVAIGFAFKDILQNFFAGLLILWRRPFVVGDQIRVKEFEGTVEVINTRSTRLKTYDGERAILPNGDVYTSAILVRTAYDKRRIKFVVGIGYDDSLEEARRVIHQVLASIDGVLSDPGPWVYVSELADSSVNLTVYFWTESHQANVLKVSDQVVTGIKLALDKANIDMPYPHTVVMMDSDAVSNSNWQPQRSSQPVSLPNNNGR